Proteins from a single region of Bradyrhizobium diazoefficiens:
- a CDS encoding Gfo/Idh/MocA family oxidoreductase has protein sequence MSSNSFAPAKAGLRVGVIGAGVMGSNHARVLAGLPGVNLVGVVDPSPAHRARATELADCASFETLDQLFTEGVDAVTIAAPTHLHHEVALACIAKNIHVLVEKPIASTVAEGREIVTAAQKAGVTLMIGHVERFNPAVAAVKQAIAGEDILSIAITRVGPFPPRMSNVGVVIDLAVHDIDLIRWFTESDIVEVQPQLSSAVAEREDIALLQFRTANGVLAHINTNWLTPFKARSVTVATRGKYVMGDLLTRQVTECFGFKPDGSYSMRHLPVGHDEPLRAELIAFLKAVRNGEIPAVTGDEGVASLEIATQCLETPSRPAATSSVRKGPRRVAG, from the coding sequence ATGAGTTCCAATAGCTTTGCACCGGCAAAGGCCGGCTTGCGCGTCGGCGTCATCGGTGCTGGCGTGATGGGCAGCAACCACGCGCGCGTGCTCGCGGGCTTGCCCGGCGTCAACCTGGTCGGTGTGGTCGATCCTTCGCCGGCGCATCGTGCGCGCGCGACGGAGCTTGCCGATTGCGCGAGCTTCGAGACGCTCGACCAACTCTTCACTGAGGGCGTCGATGCGGTCACCATCGCGGCGCCGACCCATCTGCATCACGAGGTCGCGCTCGCGTGCATCGCCAAGAACATCCACGTGCTGGTGGAGAAGCCGATCGCATCCACGGTGGCCGAAGGCCGCGAGATCGTCACCGCCGCGCAAAAGGCCGGCGTGACGCTGATGATCGGTCATGTCGAACGCTTCAATCCGGCGGTCGCCGCGGTCAAGCAGGCGATCGCGGGCGAGGACATCCTATCGATCGCGATCACGCGCGTCGGTCCGTTCCCGCCGCGCATGTCCAATGTCGGCGTCGTCATCGATCTCGCCGTGCACGACATCGATCTGATCCGCTGGTTCACCGAATCCGATATCGTCGAAGTGCAGCCGCAGCTATCGAGCGCGGTCGCCGAGCGCGAGGACATTGCGCTGCTCCAGTTCCGCACCGCCAATGGCGTGCTCGCGCATATCAACACCAACTGGCTGACCCCGTTCAAGGCGCGCAGCGTCACGGTCGCGACCCGCGGCAAATATGTGATGGGCGATCTCTTGACGCGCCAGGTCACCGAATGCTTCGGCTTCAAGCCGGACGGCAGCTATTCGATGCGGCATCTGCCGGTCGGCCATGACGAGCCGCTCCGCGCTGAGCTGATCGCCTTCCTCAAGGCCGTGCGCAACGGCGAGATTCCGGCGGTCACCGGCGACGAAGGCGTCGCCAGCCTCGAGATCGCGACGCAGTGCCTCGAAACGCCGTCGCGGCCCGCGGCCACGTCGTCCGTCCGCAAGGGCCCGCGCCGCGTCGCCGGCTAA
- a CDS encoding mannose-1-phosphate guanylyltransferase/mannose-6-phosphate isomerase, which produces MDKRIIPLIMCGGAGTRLWPASREVRPKQFLPLFGARSTFQDTLLRVSDAALFDRPIVITNASYRFMVLEQLAEIGIEADVILEPMRRDSGPAIAAGAAFAQNRSSEAIVLALAADHVVQDKAAFVAACREGLAAASTGRIVTFGVKPERPATEYGYISPGEVISGEVHAVARFVEKPDAVKAADYVNSGYLWNSGNFMFPAALLLDEYRKLDAASVEAVSNAVASAGRDLGFVTLEPEAFGAAKAISIDYAVMEKTSRAAVVPVSCGWSDVGSWRAVWELSDKDPQGNAVHGTAVFEDSRNCNVTTDHALVALEGVDDLVVVATADAVLVSRQKDANGLKRLVTKLKAVAPKVTEEHLRVHRPWGSYQSVDNGERHQVKRIVVKPGGRLSLQKHHHRAEHWIVVRGAARVTVNETVKVVHENESIYIPMGAVHRMENPGKIMLELIEVQTGSYLGEDDIIRIEDDYQRS; this is translated from the coding sequence ATGGACAAACGCATTATCCCCCTGATCATGTGCGGCGGTGCCGGCACGCGGCTGTGGCCGGCTTCGCGCGAGGTGCGGCCGAAGCAGTTCCTGCCGCTGTTCGGCGCGCGCTCGACCTTCCAGGACACGCTGCTGCGCGTCTCCGACGCCGCGCTGTTCGATCGCCCGATCGTCATCACCAACGCCTCCTACCGCTTCATGGTGCTGGAGCAGCTCGCCGAGATCGGCATCGAGGCCGACGTGATCCTCGAGCCGATGCGGCGCGACTCCGGCCCCGCGATCGCCGCCGGCGCGGCGTTCGCGCAGAACCGCAGCAGTGAAGCGATCGTGCTGGCGCTCGCCGCCGATCATGTGGTGCAGGACAAGGCCGCCTTCGTCGCGGCCTGCCGCGAGGGCCTCGCTGCCGCAAGCACGGGACGCATTGTCACCTTCGGCGTCAAGCCGGAGCGGCCGGCGACCGAATACGGCTATATCAGCCCGGGTGAAGTGATCTCCGGCGAGGTGCACGCGGTCGCGCGCTTCGTCGAGAAGCCTGATGCGGTGAAGGCCGCCGACTACGTCAATTCGGGCTATCTCTGGAACAGCGGCAACTTCATGTTTCCCGCGGCCCTGCTGCTCGACGAATATCGCAAGCTTGACGCGGCGAGCGTGGAGGCCGTGTCCAACGCGGTTGCCAGCGCGGGGCGCGATCTCGGCTTCGTTACGCTGGAGCCCGAGGCGTTCGGCGCGGCGAAGGCGATCTCGATCGACTATGCGGTGATGGAAAAGACCTCGCGCGCAGCGGTCGTGCCGGTGTCCTGCGGCTGGTCCGATGTCGGCTCCTGGCGCGCCGTGTGGGAGCTGTCCGACAAGGATCCGCAAGGCAACGCGGTGCACGGCACCGCGGTGTTCGAGGATTCGCGCAACTGCAACGTCACGACCGATCATGCGCTGGTTGCGCTCGAAGGCGTCGACGACCTCGTCGTCGTCGCGACCGCCGACGCGGTGCTGGTCTCGCGCCAGAAGGATGCCAACGGCCTGAAGCGCCTCGTGACGAAGCTGAAGGCGGTCGCGCCGAAGGTCACCGAGGAGCATCTTAGGGTGCATCGGCCCTGGGGCAGCTATCAGTCGGTCGACAATGGCGAACGCCATCAGGTCAAGCGCATCGTGGTGAAGCCGGGCGGGCGTCTGTCGCTGCAGAAGCACCATCACCGCGCCGAGCACTGGATCGTGGTCCGCGGTGCGGCGCGCGTCACCGTCAACGAGACCGTGAAGGTGGTGCACGAGAACGAGTCGATCTACATCCCGATGGGCGCCGTGCACCGGATGGAGAATCCCGGCAAGATCATGCTGGAACTGATCGAGGTCCAGACCGGCTCCTATCTCGGGGAAGACGACATCATCCGGATTGAAGACGACTATCAAAGGTCGTAA
- a CDS encoding NAD-dependent epimerase, protein MTDQAILVTGAAGFIGFHVARQLLAEGRSVVGLDNLNSYYDPALKRARLAQLGNESRFSFVQADLADRETMAALFARHRFSEVVHLAAQAGVRYSIERPQSYVESNLQGFLNVLEGSRNNGCRHLVYASSSSVYGANTKLPFSVKDRTDHPVSFYAATKKANEVMAQSYSHLYRLPVTGLRFFTIYGPWGRPDMAMFLFVNAIMADQPIRLFNHGKMRRDFTYIGDVTRVVSKLIDFVPTDDPAAANAPSRIYNVGNHRPEELMHVVGLLERELGRTAVKELLPMQPGDVVETFADVEDLMRDTGFAPSTPIEHGVHNFVTWYRDHFKV, encoded by the coding sequence ATGACGGATCAGGCGATTTTGGTCACGGGTGCGGCCGGTTTCATCGGCTTTCACGTCGCCCGGCAGCTGCTGGCCGAAGGGCGGTCCGTGGTCGGGCTCGACAATCTCAACAGCTATTACGATCCTGCGCTGAAGCGAGCGCGCCTGGCGCAGCTCGGGAACGAGTCTCGTTTCTCCTTTGTCCAGGCCGATCTCGCCGATCGCGAGACCATGGCGGCGCTGTTTGCGCGGCATCGCTTTTCGGAGGTCGTGCATCTCGCCGCCCAGGCCGGCGTGCGCTATTCGATCGAGCGGCCGCAGAGTTATGTCGAATCCAATCTGCAGGGCTTTCTCAACGTGCTCGAGGGCAGCCGCAATAACGGCTGTCGTCATCTCGTCTACGCCTCGTCATCATCCGTTTATGGCGCCAACACTAAGCTGCCGTTTTCCGTAAAGGACCGGACCGATCATCCCGTGAGCTTCTACGCCGCGACCAAGAAAGCGAACGAGGTGATGGCGCAGTCCTACAGCCATCTCTACCGGCTGCCGGTCACGGGCTTGCGCTTTTTTACCATCTACGGCCCGTGGGGACGGCCTGATATGGCCATGTTTCTGTTTGTAAACGCCATCATGGCTGATCAGCCGATCCGGCTCTTTAACCATGGCAAAATGCGCCGCGACTTCACCTATATTGGCGACGTGACCCGCGTAGTATCCAAGCTGATCGATTTTGTTCCTACAGACGATCCGGCTGCCGCAAATGCGCCGTCTCGGATCTACAATGTCGGAAACCACCGCCCCGAAGAGCTGATGCATGTCGTCGGACTTCTGGAGCGGGAGCTGGGTCGGACGGCGGTCAAAGAATTGCTGCCGATGCAGCCGGGAGACGTGGTGGAAACGTTCGCGGATGTCGAGGATTTGATGCGCGACACCGGCTTTGCACCGTCAACGCCGATCGAGCACGGGGTCCACAATTTTGTCACCTGGTATCGCGACCACTTCAAGGTTTGA
- a CDS encoding lysylphosphatidylglycerol synthase transmembrane domain-containing protein encodes MRRILLSTAKILISAALLYLALRKVDPSELFSRFTATSLFWIAMAIMVTFLQIFVGVLRWHEVSAACSAPLELRRAMRYNVIGSFFNQTLPSAIGGDAVRLWLVARAGAGWRAATYSIFVDRAIGLVALAILIVASLPWSYALITDPNGRSALLLVDLAALAGGIGFLIFGALKWPWLKTWWATHHIHACAVIANRVIFNPARGPVIAILSLLVHVLAVVIAWCVVQSIAAPVSFAQVFLLVPPVMLITLMPISIAGWGVREATMGLAFGFAGLAANEGVNISLLFGAVSFIVGAFGGLVWVLSAEKAAQGSAQLGVPE; translated from the coding sequence ATGCGCCGAATCCTGCTGTCGACGGCCAAAATCCTGATCTCCGCGGCGCTGCTCTATCTGGCGCTGCGCAAGGTCGATCCGAGCGAGCTGTTCTCGCGCTTCACGGCGACCAGCCTGTTCTGGATCGCCATGGCGATCATGGTCACGTTCCTGCAGATCTTCGTCGGCGTGCTGCGCTGGCACGAGGTCAGCGCCGCATGCAGTGCGCCGCTCGAGCTCCGCCGCGCCATGCGCTATAACGTGATCGGCTCCTTCTTCAACCAGACCCTGCCGTCCGCGATCGGCGGCGACGCGGTCCGGCTATGGCTCGTCGCGCGCGCCGGCGCGGGATGGCGCGCGGCGACCTATTCGATCTTCGTCGATCGCGCGATCGGCCTCGTCGCGCTCGCGATCCTCATCGTCGCGAGCCTACCCTGGAGCTACGCGCTCATCACCGATCCGAACGGCCGCTCGGCGCTGCTGCTGGTCGACCTCGCAGCGCTCGCAGGCGGCATCGGCTTCCTGATTTTCGGCGCGCTGAAATGGCCGTGGCTGAAGACCTGGTGGGCCACCCACCACATCCACGCCTGCGCTGTGATCGCCAATCGCGTGATCTTCAACCCCGCGCGCGGACCTGTCATCGCGATCCTGTCGCTGCTGGTTCACGTGCTTGCCGTCGTCATCGCCTGGTGCGTGGTGCAGTCGATCGCAGCTCCCGTCAGTTTCGCCCAGGTCTTCCTGCTGGTGCCGCCGGTGATGCTGATCACCTTGATGCCGATCTCGATCGCCGGCTGGGGCGTGCGCGAGGCGACCATGGGCCTGGCCTTCGGCTTCGCCGGGCTCGCTGCCAATGAGGGCGTCAACATCTCGCTGCTGTTCGGCGCCGTCTCGTTCATCGTCGGCGCGTTCGGCGGCCTGGTCTGGGTTCTCAGTGCGGAGAAAGCCGCGCAGGGCTCGGCGCAGCTCGGGGTGCCGGAGTGA
- a CDS encoding glycosyltransferase family 4 protein, with amino-acid sequence MSALITWTSRPLLQRYALARPNARSSHRIPTPQGAGIAVVAATLVVASAWAAFANVAIPPTLAVATVVIALVGFADDIISLPVLVRLVLQAACVGAIVFMVPDDARIVPSLPLMLERGLILLAGIWFVNLVNFMDGLDLMTVAEVVPVTAALLLLGLLGELSWPAVLIATALCGAMLGFAPFNQPVAKVFLGDVGSLPIGLLLGWCLLELAWGGHPAAALLLPAYYLADSTITLFRRIGRREQFWSAHRSHFYQRATDNGFTIPRVIGEVFALNLVLAALSIVTVRTSSTSIASLALVAGAIAVAFVLRRFSRPQAS; translated from the coding sequence ATGTCGGCGCTCATCACCTGGACCAGCCGCCCCCTGCTCCAGCGCTATGCGCTGGCGCGGCCGAACGCGCGTTCGTCACATCGGATTCCGACCCCACAGGGTGCCGGCATCGCGGTGGTAGCAGCGACGCTCGTCGTTGCATCGGCGTGGGCTGCTTTCGCCAACGTTGCGATCCCGCCGACGCTGGCGGTCGCGACGGTCGTAATCGCGCTGGTCGGGTTCGCCGATGACATCATCTCGCTTCCGGTGCTGGTGCGGCTGGTGCTGCAGGCCGCCTGCGTCGGCGCGATCGTGTTCATGGTGCCTGACGATGCGCGCATCGTGCCCTCGCTACCGCTGATGCTGGAGCGCGGCCTGATCCTGCTCGCCGGAATCTGGTTCGTGAACCTCGTCAACTTCATGGACGGGCTCGATCTGATGACAGTGGCGGAGGTGGTGCCGGTGACCGCGGCGCTGCTGCTGCTCGGTCTGCTCGGCGAACTGTCATGGCCGGCGGTGCTGATTGCCACCGCCCTGTGCGGCGCCATGCTCGGCTTTGCGCCGTTCAACCAGCCCGTGGCAAAAGTGTTCTTGGGCGATGTCGGCAGCCTGCCGATCGGCCTTTTGCTCGGCTGGTGCCTGCTCGAGCTCGCCTGGGGCGGACACCCCGCCGCGGCGCTGCTGCTGCCGGCCTATTATCTCGCGGATTCCACCATCACGCTGTTCCGTCGCATCGGACGGCGCGAACAATTCTGGTCGGCGCACCGCTCGCATTTTTACCAGCGCGCCACCGACAACGGCTTTACGATTCCGCGCGTCATCGGCGAAGTGTTCGCGCTGAATCTCGTGCTGGCAGCCCTGTCCATCGTCACCGTTCGTACCAGTTCGACATCGATTGCATCGCTCGCGCTTGTCGCAGGCGCGATCGCAGTCGCCTTCGTGCTGCGACGGTTCTCCCGCCCTCAGGCGTCCTGA
- a CDS encoding NAD-dependent epimerase/dehydratase family protein — protein sequence MSGNRRIVLVTGASGFIGRHVVPDLVRNGWSVRRAVRSPEGLDDEVVIETIGPDTDWSAALDGVDAVVHLAARVHHKHEEHAVKLYRNVNIAGTLHLARSAATAGVRQFIFVSTVLVHGRSNEGRAPFSESDILTPRGLYGMSKAAAEAGLRTLARDSDMNISVIRPPLVYGAGAKGNFALLTRAVHLGLPLPFAAIRNHRAFLAVQNLSSFILRRLTHPDPASNFEIFLVADREQVSTPEFIERLARASGKSPRLFGMSPELLSSLLGLLGRQDTHDSLIGSLELNVSKAIATGWQPAVSLDEGLRLALAAQDA from the coding sequence ATGAGCGGGAACAGACGGATCGTGCTGGTGACGGGAGCCAGCGGCTTCATCGGCCGTCACGTCGTGCCCGACCTGGTGCGCAACGGCTGGTCGGTCCGCCGCGCGGTCCGCAGCCCGGAAGGGCTCGACGACGAGGTCGTCATCGAGACGATCGGTCCCGACACCGACTGGTCGGCCGCGCTCGACGGCGTCGATGCCGTCGTCCATCTCGCCGCGCGCGTGCATCACAAGCACGAGGAGCACGCGGTGAAGCTCTATCGCAACGTCAACATCGCCGGCACGCTGCATCTGGCGCGCTCTGCGGCGACGGCCGGCGTGCGCCAGTTCATCTTCGTCAGCACCGTTCTCGTGCATGGCCGCAGCAACGAAGGGCGCGCCCCGTTCAGCGAAAGCGACATCCTCACCCCGCGCGGCCTCTACGGCATGTCCAAGGCAGCGGCCGAGGCGGGACTGAGGACGCTGGCGCGCGACAGCGACATGAATATCTCGGTGATCAGGCCGCCGCTGGTCTATGGCGCCGGCGCCAAGGGTAATTTTGCGCTGCTGACGCGCGCGGTGCATTTGGGATTGCCGCTGCCCTTTGCCGCGATCCGCAATCATCGCGCCTTCCTTGCCGTGCAGAATCTGTCGTCCTTTATCCTGCGCCGGCTTACCCATCCGGACCCCGCGAGCAATTTCGAGATCTTCCTGGTGGCCGATAGGGAACAGGTCTCGACGCCCGAATTCATCGAGCGGCTGGCACGGGCCTCCGGCAAGAGCCCGCGGCTGTTCGGCATGTCGCCGGAGCTGCTGAGCTCGCTGCTTGGCCTGCTCGGCCGGCAAGACACGCATGACAGCCTGATCGGCTCGCTCGAGCTCAATGTTTCCAAGGCGATCGCGACGGGATGGCAGCCGGCCGTGTCGCTCGACGAAGGTTTGCGGCTGGCGCTGGCGGCTCAGGACGCCTGA
- a CDS encoding glycosyltransferase family 4 protein: protein MQPQGKIVVASQHYPPDPSTTAAIMAEIACRLAAEHEVVVLSGSPGALPVSQIGPSRPRVIAVKNRMPGKAALIRRGLSELVFVLRIFIALLRQLRRGDVVLTVTAPFMLPYAVAAASWLKGGRSALIMHDLFPDVLVMAGLLKPRSIVAGLMRAANSLMFRALNAVITIGRDAERPLLSYSGMTRNKIRFIPNWATLVPAARPVTSDNPFRKALGAHFIVGLSGNLGFTHDPEIVFEAARLLKDEPDIRFLLSGWGIGFERLRELQADANLPNVSFVARVEDAELEAFLAAADLWIIPYRKDVAGVSVPSRFYNLLAVGRPVVLVSEPEAEAALTVVENGLGWVVTPGRADQLADAIRTAAGACDGAMTERAVKAASKFDRSVAMNAYAALIDELLRNPNLREQR, encoded by the coding sequence ATGCAGCCTCAAGGCAAGATCGTCGTCGCGAGCCAGCATTATCCGCCGGATCCGAGCACGACCGCGGCGATCATGGCCGAGATCGCCTGCCGGCTCGCTGCGGAGCACGAAGTCGTGGTGCTGTCAGGCTCGCCCGGCGCGCTGCCGGTCTCCCAGATTGGACCGAGCAGGCCGCGCGTGATCGCCGTCAAGAACCGCATGCCGGGAAAGGCGGCGCTGATCCGGCGCGGTCTCTCCGAACTGGTGTTCGTGCTGCGCATCTTCATCGCGTTGTTGCGGCAGCTGCGGCGCGGCGACGTCGTGCTAACCGTCACGGCCCCGTTCATGCTGCCTTACGCGGTCGCGGCTGCATCGTGGCTCAAGGGCGGGCGCTCGGCGCTCATCATGCACGATCTGTTTCCCGACGTGCTGGTGATGGCGGGTCTGCTGAAGCCGCGCTCGATCGTGGCGGGCCTGATGCGCGCCGCCAACAGCCTGATGTTCCGCGCGCTCAATGCCGTCATCACCATCGGCCGCGATGCCGAGCGGCCGCTGCTCAGCTATTCCGGCATGACGCGGAACAAGATCCGTTTTATCCCGAACTGGGCGACACTGGTGCCTGCGGCGCGGCCGGTGACGTCGGACAACCCGTTCCGCAAAGCGCTGGGGGCCCATTTCATCGTCGGGCTATCAGGCAATCTCGGTTTCACCCATGATCCGGAGATCGTGTTCGAGGCGGCGCGGCTGCTCAAGGACGAGCCGGACATACGCTTCCTGCTGTCCGGCTGGGGCATCGGCTTCGAGCGGCTGAGGGAGCTGCAGGCGGATGCGAACCTGCCCAATGTTTCCTTCGTGGCGCGGGTCGAGGACGCCGAACTCGAGGCGTTCCTGGCCGCGGCCGACCTCTGGATCATCCCGTACCGGAAGGACGTCGCCGGCGTGTCGGTGCCGAGCCGCTTCTATAATCTGCTGGCGGTCGGCCGGCCCGTCGTGCTGGTCTCCGAGCCGGAGGCCGAAGCCGCCTTGACGGTGGTGGAGAACGGGCTGGGCTGGGTGGTGACGCCGGGGCGCGCCGACCAGCTCGCGGACGCGATCCGGACCGCGGCGGGCGCGTGCGACGGCGCCATGACCGAGCGTGCGGTGAAGGCGGCATCGAAGTTCGATCGCAGCGTTGCGATGAACGCCTATGCCGCCCTGATCGACGAATTGTTGCGCAACCCGAACCTCAGGGAGCAACGATGA